CCCTGTACTCTAACTCAATAAATAGCTTTTAAGTATGGAAAAGGTATTTTCTCCCCCCTGATGAAGAAGGACACTCACTCAGCTATTCCGGCCCATCAACGCGTCGTCTGATCCAAACCCACTTCATCAGAGCCGCTTCCTAAACACTGCAGCTGTTGTTGTGGTCCCATGTTTTCCCCTGATCCATCAAATGAATGCTTCCTTTTGTTTTCACCTCACACATCATGTTAATGGTCTCTTACATAATAACACAGGATCCGTGCTTTTAGCGTGTTAGACACGCACAGGTCATACAGAAGTGCAGAGGTACCTGCGCTGAGTGACAGGAGTCGGGTTTCAGCTCTGGTTCACATTTATTGATCAGACTTACCGGTGTCCTGACACTAAGTGATACACTAAGTGTGATTGATGGGCGGATTATGCACACAGCACCAGAATGGactgaaatattgttttgattttcagtgTGTGGTAAGCATGCGTCCTtgccataaactgtaaaaataaaggaCGTAGCCACCATGACGTCACTCACCGGTCTGTGGATTCTTATTTTGAAGCCTCACAGCATTACAACCgtcaccatcttgttttttttggagccagaagtgaccatatttgggcgaTATGTTGGAGGAGCAATGGGTGGAACTGACTGAGAAGCCAAGGACACTATTagcagacagtctgtcactcaaagcgCCCTGCCTTTAATTCTGCATACACATAACCCTTAATACAAcgtaaatgggtgagttatataaaaattcaccccgtctagttgtcatgaatgttttaGTTAGCCATAGACACcaaccaggctgtaaacatgtttatttctactgttaaggtgagcattttaacatggaggtctttggagattttctctgttttggagccagctcAAGGAACTCAAGGaaaagcagtttttggcacttctgtgttggcttcattttttagctcCATAGCTTGCTGCTTGATCCTCACAGGAAAAATTACCTCAGTTGGCCGGGATCCATAATCTTTACTTCCAGCTTCATGTGACTATAATCAGGTTGTGAACTTGATCCTAactcaaatcagacaaaataaaaaaaagttgtatttttggaCAGCCAAGAGACAAAGCTGTttgtgatattattattttttttaacacaaatttcTGAATTTACGAAAAAAGTTTTGCGTGGAGAGGAGCCGAGAGATCGAGGCACTGATTAGaaggagggaagtttaccacagtgcacttacacacacatgcaaacatacattgttatgatacagaGCTGGTTCAAAACTAGAAAAATATCCATTTAACGAACCACCACAAATTTGTATAATTACAAAACTGTTAATTTAGGCTGTTTCTATCAGGCTTGACTATAGGTAAgcatttggattttatttttttatattggaACAATGTGTGAAcactcttctctttcttttgatATGTCATGATTGCAGCATGtggatgctgtttttgtgtttactgtcaGTAGCCATCCCTGTAATGTATTTGTTGGATTTATTATCtttctgacataaaaaaaacggCATATTGGTTTAACTGCTGTCCTCTAGGTCCTACCTGGATATGCTGAAGGTCATCATGTTCAGCTACCTGTTCTGGTTTGTcctcaccatcatcttcatcacggGGACCACGCGCATCAGCGTCTTCTGTATGGGCTACCTGGTGGCCTGCTTCTACTTCCTGCTGTTCGGTGGCGAGCTTTTGCTCAAACCGATCAAAAAGATCCTCCACTACTGGGACTTCCTGATCGCGTACAACATCTTTGTGATCACCATGAAGAACGTTTTGTCCGTGAGGAGcttctctttatttgtttatgagGATCAGCTGATTACTTTCATGATAGTCAAATCCTGAATACAGCACATATGAGGCAATATAATAATACAGACAAAACGCATTCACTATAAACCTGTTTGTGTATTATGTGACATCAGAGATACAAAAGGAATGCTTCAGTCATGAAATGATTATTTACATATCAACTATGTtacgttgaatttgtgaagaaaacgttGATTTTCTTGTGTGGTGAGTGAAGAATTCAAAAGTGTAGAAAATTCTTGATTAATTGGAGTAAAAGGGGGGTtgcatttaacaaaaacaaaactaaataaaaacatctgtttacaaatcTTAACTCCTAGCTCCTGtttattaatcctttgaaacatgagcaaattggctttattttttcaagacatgggaagaaggcatgAGCAACTTTTAATGAAATTATTccgaaatttgcaaaaaaaaaaattggaaaaagtacaagaaatataCCTCAAAATTGGCCcgataaattaataaattaaattaaataaaaagaaagagacaaaaaagtaaacacaataaaacaaaaccaaaaaaataacctagaaaaaatgtactttaaaaaaatataatcattttgtgggtgaactgttcctttaaagatgtttctatatttaaatatataataactgACTCTTGCTCTTAGATCCTGGCTTGTGGCTACATCAACTCTCTGATTGAGAACCGCTGCTGGTTGATCCAGCTGTTCAGTCTGGCCTGCACCATCAAGGAatacaacatcaac
The Plectropomus leopardus isolate mb unplaced genomic scaffold, YSFRI_Pleo_2.0 unplaced_scaffold29578, whole genome shotgun sequence genome window above contains:
- the LOC121938469 gene encoding piezo-type mechanosensitive ion channel component 2-like, whose product is SYLDMLKVIMFSYLFWFVLTIIFITGTTRISVFCMGYLVACFYFLLFGGELLLKPIKKILHYWDFLIAYNIFVITMKNVLSILACGYINSLIENRCWLIQLFSLACTIKEYNINITKANT